A part of Triplophysa dalaica isolate WHDGS20190420 chromosome 17, ASM1584641v1, whole genome shotgun sequence genomic DNA contains:
- the tut1 gene encoding speckle targeted PIP5K1A-regulated poly(A) polymerase isoform X1, with protein sequence METDKDIKTTQRGFHCNICDVNIPNKPSMEDHVKGKKHQHLVRLRSQRKTQEENSVFVSGFKPDTSHTDLKEYFTQFGPVTDVIMDKQKGVYAIVEFSKPDDAQTALAQLQHQFSGLKLRVKPREKKDFKLASRGKHDSKHQISMDKLNFELCKAASVNEQFQAVMESVELKDNEKKVRDLLVQLLQEVLTEFFPDCLIVPFGSSVNTFGIHSCDLDLFLDLENTKVFQARAKSADQQPGENPSEDCRSEDSILSDIDLSSATPVEILDLVATILRKCVPGVHKVQTLSTARLPVVKFSHRELNLQGDITINNRLAVRNTRFLQLCSGIDSRLRPLVYTVRLWAKQKHLAGNSSGPGPLLNNYALTLLVIFYLQNRDPPVLPSVNKLKSMACEEETCVIEEWDCTFPSQPISVPGSKNTEDLCTLLYGFFTFYSKFDFSASVVSLRDGRALSITDFLHRDKDEVTTAEASSPKPKRSSAPKLGPMNVLDPFELSHNVAGNLNERTQMSFKRECSEAEKYCRSLQYQRKSAKGKSWGLVRLFAPPSEAGPRSHAGTEKILEVSIPFKADILPRPLCSQLAVAGEAFRGLWFAKVCSAVYTVFNDILKCSPSDPSQETVSAQSQEKDGNETEVNNNQSMQDIDPQTTGQSAKKRPLTTDDGPSTSSCTQAKRQRLDSDVEQPEPVHWSWKHTHHVWAGRRKVRRDLLKTSDETSKPEGGCVDIESKVTQRIVENEQEVQGLLEFKVDAEVVGGSENTKVNLRFKPSQDKAALFQDFFHFLESFLPKMTETLLGKTESVMEVS encoded by the exons ATGGAGACCGATAAAGACATCAAGACCACTCAAAGAGGATTTCACTGTAACATCTGCGATGTAAACATACCCAACA AACCGAGTATGGAGGACCATGTCAAAGGGAAGAAGCACCAGCATCTTGTGCGGCTCAGATCTCAGAGGAAAACTCAGGAGGAaaacagtgtgtttgtgagcgGATTTAAACCAGACACGTCTCACACTGATCTGAAGGAGTATTTCACACAGTTTGGACCGGTGACAGATGTGATCATGGACAAGCAGAAG GGTGTGTATGCAATCGTTGAGTTTTCTAAGCCGGATGATGCTCAGACAGCTCTTGCACAGCTTCAGCATCAGTTCAGTGGACTCAAGCTCCGCGTGAAGCCCAGAGAGAAGAAAGATTTCAAACTGGCCAGCAGAGGGAAACACGACTCCAAACATCAGATCAGCATGGACAAACTCAACTTCGAACTCTGCAAGGCTGCATCT GTCAATGAGCAGTTTCAGGCGGTGATGGAGAGTGTTGAGCTGAAGGACAACGAGAAGAAAGTGAGAGATCTTCTGGTTCAGCTGCTACAGGAAGTCTTAACAGAATTCTTTCCAG ATTGTCTTATCGTACCATTCGGCTCCtctgtaaacacatttggaATTCACTCATGTGACCTCGATCTGTTTCTGGACCTTGAGAACACAAAAGTCTTTCAAGCTCGTGCGAAGTCAGCCGATCAG CAGCCGGGAGAGAATCCGTCTGAGGACTGCCGCTCCGAGGACTCCATTCTGTCCGACATAGATCTCTCCTCAGCCACTCCTGTGGAAATTTTGGACCTTGTAGCCACCATTTTGAGGAAGTGTGTTCCAGGTGTGCACAAAGTACAGACGCTCTCCACAGCTCGACTTCCCGTTGTGAAGTTCAGTCATCGAGAGCTCAACCTTCAAGGAGACATCACCATCAACAACAG ATTGGCAGTGAGAAACACTCGATTTCTACAGTTGTGCTCTGGCATCGACTCCAGGCTTCGTCCTCTAGTCTACACCGTCCGGTTATGGGCCAAACAGAAACACTTAGCAG GAAACTCCTCCGGCCCTGGACCGTTGTTGAACAATTACGCTCTTACCCTGCTCGTGATCTTCTACCTCCAGAATCGAGATCCTCCTGTTCTGCCATCTGTGAATAAACTCAAGAGCATGGCCT GTGAGGAAGAGACGTGTGTTATTGAGGAATGGGACTGTACTTTCCCAAGTCAACCTATTAGTGTTCCAGGCAGCAAAAACACTGAAGACCTGT GCACACTGCTTTACGGTTTCTTCACCTTCTACTCCAAGTTTGATTTCTCTGCTTCAGTGGTGTCTCTGAGAGACGGTCGAGCACTGTCTATCACTGACTTCCTCCACAGAGACAAGGATGAAGTAACCACAGCCGAAGCCTCTAGTCCCAAACCGAAGCGTTCCTCTGCCCCTAAACTGGGTCCTATGAACGTCTTGGATCCTTTTGAGCTCAGTCACAACGTGGCCGGAAACCTAAATGAGCGAACTCAAATGAGCTTTAAGAGAGAATGCAGCGAGGCCGAGAAATATTGCCGCAGTTTACAATACCAGCGCAAATCGGCCAAAGGGAAATCGTGGGGTCTCGTGCGTCTGTTTGCACCTCCGAGTGAAGCAGGACCTCGTTCCCACGCCGGGACTGAGAAGATCTTGGAGGTCAGCATCCCGTTCAAGGCAGACATTTTGCCGAGACCCTTATGTTCCCAACTGGCAGTAGCAGGGGAGGCTTTTAGAGGTCTCTGGTTTGCAAAGGTTTGCTCCGCCGTGTACACGGTTTTTAACGATATTTTGAAATGCTCACCCTCAGATCCGAGTCAAGAAACTGTCTCCGCTCAAAGTCAAGAAAAAGATGGAAATGAAACTGAGGTGAATAATAACCAAAGCATGCAAGATATTGATCCTCAAACCACAGGGCAATCAGCTAAGAAGAGACCTCTTACAACAGATGACGGCCCATCCACGTCCTCCTGTACACAAGCTAAAAGACAGAGACTGGATTCTGATGTGGAGCAGCCGGAGCCGGTCCACTGGAGCTGGAAACATACACATCACGTCTGGGCGGGCCGACGGAAGGTCCGGAGGGATCTTTTGAAGACGAGCGACGAGACCTCCAAACCTGAAGGGGGTTGCGTTGACATAGAGAGCAAGGTGACGCAGAGAATCGTGGAGAACGAGCAGGAAGTGCAGGGTTTGCTGGAATTTAAGGTGGATGCAGAAGTTGTGGGCGGTAGTGAAAATACCAAAGTTAACCTGCGGTTTAAGCCCAGCCAGGATAAAGCAGCGCTCTTTCAAGACTTCTTCCATTTTTTAGAGTCCTTCCTACCCAAGATGACAGAAACCCTTTTAGGGAAGACGGAGAGTGTTATGGAGGtgtcatga
- the tut1 gene encoding speckle targeted PIP5K1A-regulated poly(A) polymerase isoform X2 encodes METDKDIKTTQRGFHCNICDVNIPNKPSMEDHVKGKKHQHLVRLRSQRKTQEENSVFVSGFKPDTSHTDLKEYFTQFGPVTDVIMDKQKGVYAIVEFSKPDDAQTALAQLQHQFSGLKLRVKPREKKDFKLASRGKHDSKHQISMDKLNFELCKAASVNEQFQAVMESVELKDNEKKVRDLLVQLLQEVLTEFFPDCLIVPFGSSVNTFGIHSCDLDLFLDLENTKVFQARAKSADQPGENPSEDCRSEDSILSDIDLSSATPVEILDLVATILRKCVPGVHKVQTLSTARLPVVKFSHRELNLQGDITINNRLAVRNTRFLQLCSGIDSRLRPLVYTVRLWAKQKHLAGNSSGPGPLLNNYALTLLVIFYLQNRDPPVLPSVNKLKSMACEEETCVIEEWDCTFPSQPISVPGSKNTEDLCTLLYGFFTFYSKFDFSASVVSLRDGRALSITDFLHRDKDEVTTAEASSPKPKRSSAPKLGPMNVLDPFELSHNVAGNLNERTQMSFKRECSEAEKYCRSLQYQRKSAKGKSWGLVRLFAPPSEAGPRSHAGTEKILEVSIPFKADILPRPLCSQLAVAGEAFRGLWFAKVCSAVYTVFNDILKCSPSDPSQETVSAQSQEKDGNETEVNNNQSMQDIDPQTTGQSAKKRPLTTDDGPSTSSCTQAKRQRLDSDVEQPEPVHWSWKHTHHVWAGRRKVRRDLLKTSDETSKPEGGCVDIESKVTQRIVENEQEVQGLLEFKVDAEVVGGSENTKVNLRFKPSQDKAALFQDFFHFLESFLPKMTETLLGKTESVMEVS; translated from the exons ATGGAGACCGATAAAGACATCAAGACCACTCAAAGAGGATTTCACTGTAACATCTGCGATGTAAACATACCCAACA AACCGAGTATGGAGGACCATGTCAAAGGGAAGAAGCACCAGCATCTTGTGCGGCTCAGATCTCAGAGGAAAACTCAGGAGGAaaacagtgtgtttgtgagcgGATTTAAACCAGACACGTCTCACACTGATCTGAAGGAGTATTTCACACAGTTTGGACCGGTGACAGATGTGATCATGGACAAGCAGAAG GGTGTGTATGCAATCGTTGAGTTTTCTAAGCCGGATGATGCTCAGACAGCTCTTGCACAGCTTCAGCATCAGTTCAGTGGACTCAAGCTCCGCGTGAAGCCCAGAGAGAAGAAAGATTTCAAACTGGCCAGCAGAGGGAAACACGACTCCAAACATCAGATCAGCATGGACAAACTCAACTTCGAACTCTGCAAGGCTGCATCT GTCAATGAGCAGTTTCAGGCGGTGATGGAGAGTGTTGAGCTGAAGGACAACGAGAAGAAAGTGAGAGATCTTCTGGTTCAGCTGCTACAGGAAGTCTTAACAGAATTCTTTCCAG ATTGTCTTATCGTACCATTCGGCTCCtctgtaaacacatttggaATTCACTCATGTGACCTCGATCTGTTTCTGGACCTTGAGAACACAAAAGTCTTTCAAGCTCGTGCGAAGTCAGCCGATCAG CCGGGAGAGAATCCGTCTGAGGACTGCCGCTCCGAGGACTCCATTCTGTCCGACATAGATCTCTCCTCAGCCACTCCTGTGGAAATTTTGGACCTTGTAGCCACCATTTTGAGGAAGTGTGTTCCAGGTGTGCACAAAGTACAGACGCTCTCCACAGCTCGACTTCCCGTTGTGAAGTTCAGTCATCGAGAGCTCAACCTTCAAGGAGACATCACCATCAACAACAG ATTGGCAGTGAGAAACACTCGATTTCTACAGTTGTGCTCTGGCATCGACTCCAGGCTTCGTCCTCTAGTCTACACCGTCCGGTTATGGGCCAAACAGAAACACTTAGCAG GAAACTCCTCCGGCCCTGGACCGTTGTTGAACAATTACGCTCTTACCCTGCTCGTGATCTTCTACCTCCAGAATCGAGATCCTCCTGTTCTGCCATCTGTGAATAAACTCAAGAGCATGGCCT GTGAGGAAGAGACGTGTGTTATTGAGGAATGGGACTGTACTTTCCCAAGTCAACCTATTAGTGTTCCAGGCAGCAAAAACACTGAAGACCTGT GCACACTGCTTTACGGTTTCTTCACCTTCTACTCCAAGTTTGATTTCTCTGCTTCAGTGGTGTCTCTGAGAGACGGTCGAGCACTGTCTATCACTGACTTCCTCCACAGAGACAAGGATGAAGTAACCACAGCCGAAGCCTCTAGTCCCAAACCGAAGCGTTCCTCTGCCCCTAAACTGGGTCCTATGAACGTCTTGGATCCTTTTGAGCTCAGTCACAACGTGGCCGGAAACCTAAATGAGCGAACTCAAATGAGCTTTAAGAGAGAATGCAGCGAGGCCGAGAAATATTGCCGCAGTTTACAATACCAGCGCAAATCGGCCAAAGGGAAATCGTGGGGTCTCGTGCGTCTGTTTGCACCTCCGAGTGAAGCAGGACCTCGTTCCCACGCCGGGACTGAGAAGATCTTGGAGGTCAGCATCCCGTTCAAGGCAGACATTTTGCCGAGACCCTTATGTTCCCAACTGGCAGTAGCAGGGGAGGCTTTTAGAGGTCTCTGGTTTGCAAAGGTTTGCTCCGCCGTGTACACGGTTTTTAACGATATTTTGAAATGCTCACCCTCAGATCCGAGTCAAGAAACTGTCTCCGCTCAAAGTCAAGAAAAAGATGGAAATGAAACTGAGGTGAATAATAACCAAAGCATGCAAGATATTGATCCTCAAACCACAGGGCAATCAGCTAAGAAGAGACCTCTTACAACAGATGACGGCCCATCCACGTCCTCCTGTACACAAGCTAAAAGACAGAGACTGGATTCTGATGTGGAGCAGCCGGAGCCGGTCCACTGGAGCTGGAAACATACACATCACGTCTGGGCGGGCCGACGGAAGGTCCGGAGGGATCTTTTGAAGACGAGCGACGAGACCTCCAAACCTGAAGGGGGTTGCGTTGACATAGAGAGCAAGGTGACGCAGAGAATCGTGGAGAACGAGCAGGAAGTGCAGGGTTTGCTGGAATTTAAGGTGGATGCAGAAGTTGTGGGCGGTAGTGAAAATACCAAAGTTAACCTGCGGTTTAAGCCCAGCCAGGATAAAGCAGCGCTCTTTCAAGACTTCTTCCATTTTTTAGAGTCCTTCCTACCCAAGATGACAGAAACCCTTTTAGGGAAGACGGAGAGTGTTATGGAGGtgtcatga
- the pyyb gene encoding peptide YYb, whose translation MACGMRSWTVLVALVLCVIVCLSSLAEAYPPKPEPPAGGMDRDELAKYQTALRHYVNLITRQRYGKRSSPEAVVAELLFGDDEQDIRPRVEDSLVW comes from the exons ATGGCTTGTGGCATGAGATCCTGGACCGTGCTGGTGGCTCTTGTGCTGTGTGTAATAGTGTGTCTGAGCAGCCTGGCTGAAGCGTACCCACCCAAACCTGAACCTCCGGCGGGAGGCATGGATCGAGATGAGTTGGCCAAATACCAAACGGCGCTACGACACTACGTCAACCTCATCACACGACAGAG ATATGGGAAGAGATCCAGCCCTGAGGCCGTTGTGGCTGAACTGCTGTTTGGTGATGACGAACAGGACATCAGGCCCCG TGTTGAAGACAGCCTGGTATGGTGA